A window of the Tachysurus fulvidraco isolate hzauxx_2018 chromosome 6, HZAU_PFXX_2.0, whole genome shotgun sequence genome harbors these coding sequences:
- the LOC113654236 gene encoding uncharacterized protein LOC113654236, translated as MFAQPSQPPPNSFSTPSSTTGSPSKESYISFRASMKPGKINLVNLLLLMVTSPLHLQTLSSRKDRRNGMSTEFGSCLGRKYSRECFRWCKRRHWQLLKKWRRETHRRWRWRRLLLLAKYAIVYGACCICFYINIQLILFTGWPVMLNINLAADTAISASIAEMNERSLAFSLYRATYKDVIQIKQVDFNTYDLIINFGIRETMCLKPLTVSLDRCQFKWGLSKVKHKTYFSFTAVIRINTNEVIPM; from the exons ATGTTTGCTCAGCCCAGCCAGCCTCCCCCCAACTCATTCTCTACTCCATCTTCTACAACTGGCTCACCATCTAAGGAATCCTATATCAGTTTTCGAGCATCAATGAAACCAGGCAAGATCAATTTGGTAAACCTGCTCCTCCTGATGGTGACTTCCCCTCTCCACCTCCAGACTCTGAGCTCCAGGAAAGACAGGAGAAATGGCATGTCCACAGAGTTTGGGAGCTGTCTGGGGAGGAAATACTCTAGGGAATGTTTTAGGTGGTGCAAGAGGAGACATTGGCAACTGTTGAAGAAGTGgaggagagaaacacacaggaggTGGCGGTGGAGGAGGCTCCTCCTCTTGGCTAAATATGCAATAGTTTATGGTGCATGTTGTATATGTTTCTACATAAACATACAGCTAATTCTCTTCACAGGATGGCCTGTTATGTTGAATATCAATCTTGCTGCAGACACTGCGATATCAGCATCTATTgctgaaatgaatgaaagatcTCTCGCCTTCAGCCTGTACAGGGCAACTTACAAGGATGTTATTCAG atcaAGCAAGTGGATTTCAATACTTATGACCTCATCATTAACTTTGGTATAAGGGAGACAATGTGTCTTAAACCTCTGACAGTATCCCTAGACAGATGTCAGTTCAAGTGGGGACTCTCCAAGGTAAAACATAAAACCTACTTCTCTTTCACTGCAGTTATAAGAATCAACACAAACGAAGTGATCCCCATGTga